Proteins encoded in a region of the Stieleria neptunia genome:
- a CDS encoding c-type cytochrome domain-containing protein, whose protein sequence is MSSTQVTIPTQQSATQSSELPRADTTAHDSASSSASENPHVVEKQLATAAEAILRRNCYRCHGENESDEGGFGFVTSRKKLISSGFVVPGSPKDSLLFERMVSAESPMPPGGESPRPTDEDVETIRNWIQSGSKPFKESVPQQFVSTDAFYEFVARDLNTIPAKERVYVRYFSTTHLANAGYSDDELEIYRTALAKLLNSLSWNRQLANLRIVNNLETVYRIDLRDLKWTDTNWKSILAAYPYGLMHPSEAAVTVRAQTHSQIPVVRADWFTSAASRPPLYHVLAQIPATDRQLEQLLQLDVQRNLEEMRVVRAGFTRSGVSQHNRLIERHESIFGAYWKSYDFAGSAGRRNLFDLPMGPGETATDFEHDGGEIIFHLPNGMLAYMLVDAEGKRIDKGPTSIVSDPRQPDRAVVNGVSCMSCHYGGFIQKSDEVRQHVLANKAAYPKADDILDLYPDAETLSAAIAKDTKAYLTALAASEIGIEQPTQAGEPIVLASLRYNGELDLPLASAELGVTPESMLEELRKLSDANLIRRVGSLLRKGGVVKRETFVDSFFQLANALKLGRRATVAMPNAIADAPRQVPAQPPAPAIKRMNISSLPMGTKPGVAEQALATARRLSTSTKWRDAAPHFEIAIRAATTATIRLKVCEEAVEFYQRMDSVEAVLDVYCYIIHNCRTPREVNRTREQMLATLQAMIRKDPSWSHPIEPFQWPLSTTRAIANTFEPQLAKFPNHEPTLLVLDHFYSDIQRDNTKHLVVLERLDKILRSRGERMEIERYITLANLMIEAGNGLEAARLTEREIHSAFGTQKANLYLLQAAAWVQAGNKSKAMTSLKLAFQEWRAARSHAIANAYVEMGDLYMRLEERDLAAERYRSALIAQAPDYSVEQLQAKLAQAVGQQPTVAAMPDGQAGAAAAPPSDESLLDPKRRFAIAAAQAEANASTHPTLILNSMMEAADLWLKAGDNARAIKAIKKASAANKRAGTSARSNHDKLAKLFVRAGDNQAALNQWILALRSEKLASSISGYQIQIEALMQEDASLTLDEQTKPLLDPKYAPRVQAKEIEASRSYDASGRAMNLLRAAGYWNDAGEKEEALRCIATAEKAIDTIASGANSSRSETPYVQAAEAYAEHGKPADEVRCLVAAVKHCRSDSSAQRYFEKIKLVCRTHSLPIPNFDAEVAKRLDPLNRYRVQAANYHNQAKQTPSSAGTYYRMAVDAWARAEEYETGLVVANEWATLLLKDKEDRQYESNLGQLADLYVKLKRVDLAKKAYAEQLKVTTSDSRKRSVQRKIDRLNESE, encoded by the coding sequence ATGTCGTCGACGCAGGTCACGATACCGACTCAACAGAGTGCTACGCAATCAAGCGAACTCCCGCGCGCTGACACCACTGCACACGATTCCGCATCATCCTCTGCCAGTGAAAATCCACACGTCGTCGAAAAGCAGCTTGCGACCGCAGCAGAGGCCATCCTCCGCCGGAATTGTTATCGATGTCACGGAGAGAACGAGTCCGACGAGGGTGGATTCGGTTTTGTGACCTCGCGTAAAAAGCTGATCTCGTCCGGGTTTGTTGTCCCGGGCAGTCCCAAGGATTCCCTGTTGTTCGAGCGAATGGTCTCGGCGGAGTCGCCGATGCCTCCAGGCGGGGAATCGCCACGTCCAACCGATGAGGACGTTGAGACCATTCGCAACTGGATTCAGTCCGGCTCCAAACCGTTCAAGGAATCGGTGCCGCAACAATTCGTCAGCACGGATGCGTTTTATGAATTCGTGGCTCGGGACTTAAACACCATTCCGGCCAAGGAACGCGTCTATGTTCGGTACTTTTCGACAACCCATTTGGCGAACGCCGGCTATTCCGATGATGAGCTCGAAATCTACCGCACCGCGCTGGCCAAGTTGCTCAACAGTCTGTCCTGGAATCGGCAGCTCGCGAATTTGCGGATCGTCAACAACCTGGAAACGGTGTATCGGATCGACCTGCGCGATCTGAAGTGGACGGATACGAACTGGAAATCGATCCTCGCGGCCTACCCCTACGGACTGATGCACCCAAGCGAGGCCGCTGTCACGGTCCGCGCTCAAACTCATTCACAGATCCCCGTGGTGCGAGCGGATTGGTTTACGTCGGCCGCCTCGCGTCCGCCGCTCTATCACGTCTTGGCGCAGATCCCGGCAACCGATCGTCAGCTGGAACAACTACTTCAATTGGACGTCCAGCGCAATTTGGAAGAGATGCGTGTGGTTCGCGCCGGTTTCACTCGATCCGGTGTCTCGCAGCACAATCGCTTGATCGAGCGGCACGAGTCGATTTTCGGAGCCTACTGGAAAAGCTATGACTTCGCCGGCTCAGCCGGCCGCAGGAACTTGTTTGACTTACCGATGGGACCTGGTGAGACGGCAACCGACTTCGAACATGACGGAGGTGAGATTATCTTTCATCTTCCCAACGGGATGTTGGCTTACATGCTGGTCGACGCGGAGGGGAAACGCATCGACAAAGGCCCCACCAGCATCGTCAGTGACCCGCGTCAGCCGGATCGTGCGGTGGTAAACGGTGTCTCCTGCATGTCGTGCCACTACGGCGGATTCATTCAGAAGTCCGACGAAGTTCGGCAACACGTGTTGGCCAATAAGGCAGCTTATCCGAAAGCGGATGACATTCTTGATCTCTACCCCGATGCGGAAACCTTATCGGCTGCGATCGCCAAGGACACGAAGGCCTACCTGACAGCCTTGGCGGCCAGCGAGATTGGTATCGAACAGCCAACGCAGGCAGGCGAACCCATCGTCCTGGCTTCCCTGCGATACAACGGCGAGCTGGATTTGCCGTTGGCGTCGGCTGAACTTGGTGTGACGCCGGAGTCAATGCTGGAAGAACTCAGGAAGCTTTCCGATGCCAATCTCATTCGTCGCGTCGGCTCGCTGCTCCGCAAAGGAGGTGTTGTAAAGCGAGAAACGTTCGTCGACTCATTTTTCCAATTGGCAAATGCACTGAAACTGGGGCGCCGCGCGACCGTTGCGATGCCCAATGCAATTGCCGACGCGCCGCGGCAAGTTCCCGCGCAGCCCCCCGCTCCCGCGATTAAGCGGATGAACATTTCCTCGTTGCCGATGGGGACCAAACCCGGCGTGGCAGAACAAGCGTTGGCAACAGCGAGGCGACTTTCTACTTCAACCAAGTGGCGCGACGCGGCTCCCCACTTTGAAATTGCCATCCGAGCTGCGACGACAGCAACGATACGACTGAAAGTCTGTGAGGAAGCCGTTGAGTTCTACCAGCGGATGGACTCGGTCGAAGCGGTGCTGGATGTGTACTGTTACATCATCCACAACTGCCGCACCCCGCGGGAAGTGAATCGAACACGCGAACAGATGCTTGCCACGTTGCAAGCGATGATTAGGAAAGACCCTTCTTGGAGTCATCCTATCGAACCGTTTCAATGGCCATTGTCAACCACGCGGGCGATCGCCAACACGTTCGAACCTCAGCTCGCCAAATTCCCCAATCACGAGCCCACGCTGCTCGTGTTGGATCATTTCTATTCGGACATTCAGCGTGACAACACAAAGCATCTGGTTGTGCTGGAGCGACTCGACAAGATTCTCCGTTCGCGCGGCGAACGGATGGAAATCGAACGCTACATCACGCTTGCCAATCTCATGATAGAGGCGGGTAACGGACTGGAAGCGGCGCGGTTGACTGAACGAGAAATCCACTCGGCGTTCGGAACACAAAAAGCGAACCTGTATCTGTTGCAAGCAGCGGCTTGGGTGCAAGCCGGCAATAAGTCGAAAGCCATGACGTCGCTCAAGCTGGCCTTTCAAGAGTGGCGAGCTGCCCGATCCCACGCGATCGCCAACGCCTACGTCGAGATGGGAGATCTCTACATGCGGCTTGAGGAACGTGACTTGGCGGCCGAGCGGTACCGATCCGCGCTCATCGCGCAAGCCCCGGACTACTCAGTCGAACAGTTGCAGGCGAAGCTTGCCCAAGCGGTCGGCCAGCAACCAACCGTTGCCGCTATGCCCGACGGCCAAGCAGGCGCCGCTGCGGCTCCGCCCTCCGACGAATCCTTGCTCGATCCCAAACGCCGATTTGCCATCGCTGCCGCTCAGGCCGAAGCGAATGCGAGTACCCACCCGACCTTGATATTGAATTCGATGATGGAAGCAGCAGACCTGTGGCTCAAAGCGGGAGACAACGCCCGGGCGATCAAAGCGATCAAAAAGGCTTCGGCTGCCAACAAGCGTGCGGGCACATCCGCTCGTTCGAATCACGATAAGCTTGCCAAGTTGTTTGTCCGTGCGGGCGATAACCAGGCGGCATTGAACCAATGGATTCTTGCGCTCAGGAGTGAAAAGCTTGCTTCGTCGATCTCAGGCTACCAGATTCAAATCGAGGCGTTGATGCAGGAGGATGCTTCGCTGACCCTTGACGAACAAACGAAGCCGCTGCTCGATCCCAAGTATGCTCCGCGAGTCCAGGCCAAAGAGATCGAAGCGAGCCGCTCCTACGATGCTTCCGGGCGCGCGATGAATCTGTTGCGGGCGGCGGGGTACTGGAACGATGCAGGCGAGAAAGAAGAAGCCTTGCGTTGCATCGCGACTGCGGAAAAGGCCATCGACACCATCGCCAGCGGCGCAAACAGTTCACGCTCGGAGACGCCCTACGTGCAAGCGGCAGAGGCGTACGCTGAGCATGGGAAGCCAGCCGATGAAGTCCGCTGTCTGGTCGCTGCGGTCAAGCATTGTCGCAGCGATAGTAGCGCGCAACGGTATTTTGAGAAGATCAAACTTGTTTGCCGAACGCATTCGCTGCCCATTCCAAACTTTGATGCTGAAGTTGCCAAGAGGCTTGACCCACTGAATCGATATCGTGTGCAAGCAGCCAACTATCACAATCAGGCGAAGCAAACGCCCTCGTCTGCCGGAACGTACTACCGCATGGCCGTTGACGCGTGGGCACGTGCTGAAGAATACGAGACAGGGTTGGTGGTCGCCAACGAGTGGGCAACGCTACTGTTGAAAGACAAGGAGGACCGACAATACGAATCCAACCTCGGCCAACTGGCTGACTTGTACGTCAAACTAAAGCGAGTTGACTTGGCCAAGAAAGCCTACGCAGAACAGCTGAAGGTAACGACGAGCGACTCCCGCAAGCGATCCGTGCAACGCAAGATTGATCGGCTCAACGAGTCGGAATAG